The genomic window CTGTTTTTGTCTGTGAATATcttccttgtttgtttgttttgtctgtctTAATGATCGGATGAACCTATCTGCTTCGCCACTGTGTTGCATATGTTTCCACCACTACAAAGTACTACCTTGATAAGGACTCTGTTGTCCCTCTTCCTGTAAAAGATCACATTGTTGAGTAATATGAATTTGGGAAATACACTTTTGGGTTTAAACTTTACTTGGATAGTGTGCTGACAGAGACTTCCAGTTTAGTATGTAAAATTGTTGTTGAACAATTACTGAATATCACCATAACCTAATCcaacccctaaccttaacctggACCATTCATTGTAGTTCACAAAGTGTCAACAGATAGTTTGTTGATAATCTAAGCATCTGTGGATAGTCTGTGGGCAAGTGAAGTGTGACTGTAAATACATACCTGTATGATGTGCCCATGAAGGTAAGAGAAAATGGATAGTGTTCGAGGGAACAGAGTGGAGAGGGAACGTCTTTATATCAGAGGTTATTCCTCGAATGGCCAAACATTTCGAGGAGTGGGCGGCAGAactaagcaaaaaaaaaaaaaaaacggaaaaaaaaaaaacggaaaaacaaaaaaaacctctcAAGCTCTGGAGAATCGCTCCAACAACTCCATCTGTTTCCCAAATCCAATGGATTTGACTCTCAGGGAATGTGTGCAGAAAAGCCATGGCGACACTGATGCCAGCGGCGCAGCTTTTTGTTTTTGAAGCTTCCAGCCCTGTGTCTCTTCTCCTCCAGACCTGGCAAGGTGTTGTGAAAGCCAGACACACATAGCTGAGGTGTGAAGGGCTGGCTGAAGTTGGGTAATGTCTCTTTTTGGGCTCCCGATGTCTCACACATGCATTTACTCGGAGAGCTTTTTGTGACATCCAAAAGATTTCTTGACGGGGGGAGCCTGCGCGTGCTGCTCTGGTCGGGGTGAATCCTGGGAAGCCAAGCTCAAAACTGACCCCAGGTCATGTTCTGATTTCACTCCCCATTTCTTACCCACAGATTTTATGTGAACTCTCTGCTATTCTATCCAAAGGGAGGCCAGAGAAGCTCAAAAATAAAATGGTAAAAAGATCTTATCTCTCTGCAGTCCTGAGATCAGCCATctcatcaagtgtgtgtgtgtgtgtgtgtgtgtgtgtgtgtgtgtgtgtgtgtgtgtgtgtgtgtatctgtatctgtgtatgtatctgtgtgtgcgcacatatcAGCTTAGAATCAATATGCTTTGAGCTATCCCTCTCCCTTCTTCACTCTATGGGAAACACCACAAAGTAACAAGTCACAACAAAGTTATGTGAATGCCAATTAGTTTGACCGCGTAGTTGGAGTTGGTCATTGGCGTATACAAAGCTCAACATTTTGTTAGTTAGTTTACCCCCCACcaagtttctctctctttgaaaCAGTCTTTCTTACATCAAACATCACTGCGCGCAAATAAATCTGGTGGTGGACAGTGCTATATACTTTAAAGTACCATCTCAGTTAGGGGATGAAAACATCAAATACATGGAATGTGATGGTGGGGCATAACCCCTCAGGTTTGCATCTGAAGCAAGTATCCATTGACGATCAGCTGTGCAGTTGGAGGGAAGATGCAAGGATGGCAGGCAGTATAATTAGCATCAACATCGCAGCAAAACACGGCCATGGAGGGATGAGTGCCAGCGATATATTCTTGAAAGTGGGCGTACTGTACAGTTAAGGAGACAGCAGGCCAAGGATAGAGCCCTGAGGTACTCCAGCCTACTGAGGTTAATGAGTATGAAGAACCTCTTCAGGAAGCGATGCTAGCTCCGTCAGCCAGGGAGTAGTGTAGCCAGCAggtaatgatgaacaaagctgAGAGTGTAGCAAGTTTAATGATTGTTGGGTCTAGTGAGAGCACTTTCAAAGTGCCCCCTACTTCTACCACCCTTATACAGAGAAGATACCACCCGTGGGCCCTTTGAAACTTTGACTCTTGTTATGATAAAAAGCAATTATAGCACTGTACATGCATGGCATAAGATGTCTACTCAAAGTTATTCAGCAAAACGGAGGATACTTCTGCAATGTATACCcatgtaaaataaaatattataaTATGATGGTTTACCTTAAGAAATAGGGATGGATAAATTGATAGGTATTTAAGCAGACAGATGAATGGATGTGCAGAGAGATGAAATACTTTATCTGGTTACTGTATTAAGTTGCTCTTTTTCTATATTCTATGAAAAGTGAAGCTGTATTCTGTATTTTACAGTATTGTGTTACATGCATGTCTATACTGAAAAAGGAGAAATGGTCACAAGTCATTAGTATACATACATTGTGCCAGAcacataataacacacacacacacacacacacacacacacacacacacacacgcacacacgcacacattcccAGTGCATTAGTCAGAGGGTAGTGCTATTGTCTGCAAAGTGATTAAAACAATAGCATCAAGTCTCATCAAAACTTCTCGTAGCCGCAGGCTGTCGAACTCTCGCATTTGCCTTTTGTCATTAGCCTTACGCCAAGAAGACCCCCAGAATGTCACCcggcaaaaataaataaataaatcaacaaGCCAACAAGCCAGTGAATAAATAACAAGCCAGCGGATGCTTGTCGACACACAAATGGCCAAGTTGTCCGGAGACATTAATGTTAACTGTGCTTCACAAGGCTGTTTAATCTACATCCGATAGTCTGTCAGGGCTCTTGTGTCATGTGTCACTTCTCTGACTTGAGTATCGCTGACATAAGGGTTCATGTTTttaagagagacacagagtaaTACTGACAATGAAGTCCAATCTTTTAATTCCTCCCGGTAGTTTAGCGTGTACTGGAAGGAGAATGGTGTTTGAATACTGTGCTGTTTTTAGCCCAAAATGGACgccatcattaaaaaaaaaaaaaaaaaaaaacatcaagttGCCATCCACTGTTATGCCAATAGGGTGTGGATTGTTGGcattttaaagggaaacttggcaggatttccccctctgctggagaaattgtgcattatgctatttcaaactgaaaaaggtaacaataaagcacatggatttgtttacaagctagcgaatggttagcataagtttggcagaactatgtggatgttacaaggtaagaaacacgatttaaaacgagtttcttgtttctcacttctctttccgggacggtagtctcaatgttgcaaggttggtttggGACGCTAGACGCagtggggaaagtcaccattttcaccggaaccgggtcatttaaccatccaaatgatttctaaacaggtttattacgttgaaatagttgtcAAGGTCCCCTTTAACACTTCCCGGTTCCCAAGATAAAATCCCTATGGGAAAATGTTTTTATGTTATGTCGATGAAAGAAAATGTGGGGCGAAACAAATATAAGCATTCCGATCGGTGagttaaccctttgcagaccgcGCCGAAAATTCCATTTTTTCATTCTTGATGGCCTTAtggcacaaaaaggcttattgtatgattatgctacatgacagatatataatttatataccattgtaatcaggagaaatagccctttcaaatgatataaaatataattaataagTTTGAGGTGAACAtacatcatttttaaaaaatatcttCAAAATTCAACCcccaaaaacacaaaaatatcaGTTTGTCAAGATTAAGCTCATTTTTTCTCTAATTTCTGTTGTAGATAGAGAAAAACCTAGAGTGTATGAGGGattcacaattttgtcctcTACTCAGTGAATAAAACAGAATCAATGTGTCACCTTTTGTttaaaagttatgataaatttatTAGAACTCTGCAGATGGCACAAAACATTCCGTTTTTTCATACTTCATGCACTCATgacacaaaaaggcttattgtgtggccATGCTACATGCCAGATATAAAATATacccaccattgtaatcaggagaACTAGCCCTTTAAAATGGTATACATCATATCTACTAAGTTTGAGTGTgacacacattgtttttaaacaatacCTTCAAAATACAACCTTAAAAAATACGAAAATATCAATTTGTCAAGATTAAGCTTATTTTTCATCTAATATCTATTGTAGATATAGTGTATGAGAGATAGAAAATGTTGTGTTCTCCTCagtgaaaaaaacagaatcaactTATCACTTTTGGTTCAAAATGTATGATCAATTTTCTCATAACTGCAAGTTGCAGTAACGAGTAGAATTTTTAAAGAGTAGAATGTTTTCATTCTGATTTGAAATTCAACCCCAAAATACACAGATATATTGGTCATGTAACAAAATAAGTTTATTTAACCATCTAAGTATATTGCATAGCTAAATATGGTATGTTATACTATACTCTTAAGAGCCAATAACATTTGTGAGTGAGGAAAGACTAAATGTGAAGTAAAGATTAACTGATGGTGAGTGCTTCTCCCTGTGTATACTTCTGCTACAAAaacaagaataaagaaaatacactgacacatgttaggtttttgtaaagaaaaaaattcattttatttagaaatgtatcaATGTTATTAAAATCACCAGGAACCCAGATATATCCCCTAAATATTTAAAAACAAGCAGCAACTATTAGAACTACAAGAGTAAGAAGACAATATATAACAAAGTTCCAAGAAAATGCTTTTACATGGATAACAACTTCATAATGAAATGATTTGAAGGCAATTAAACTTAATAtccactatatatatatatatatatatatatatatatatacacatatacatacacacacacatatacacatacatacatacatacacacacacacacacattaacatttaaaaCTTTACAAGTAATTGAATACACTTGACAACACTTGTATACAAAATATGTAATTAGATTATATTACATTTGAACCCATGAACAGAGAACAACAAAACTGTGGAGAAAGAAGTTATGAATCACAAAGAACTATGTACAACAGGATCAGGCCAGTAGCCTgaatagacagagagacacacagacacacagagggggTTGGGTGTGCTATGACAGTAGACACAAGAGACCTAATCTCGAAATGTATCGCCTTCAGCCGAATGATACTCCAAAAAACAATTCCGCTCgctaacaaaacaaaatcttTTACCATTACACTCTGGGGCATTGCAACCTATTTTAGTTTTCCTCTCTATCctacattttttgtaacatacGCAACAGTTTTTTCGTGACTCCTCAAAAACAGTAGCATGAGCCACATGAAATGACGACGACGACGGTGAATCATAAGCGGTTTGAGCTGCTGAAGACTGTGACTGCAGCAATGCATCTACATGAATCCCTGCCAGCTGACGAGCTAGATTTTCCCTAAAATTTATCTGACTATACCTTTCTAAGGTATGTCCTGATGTTGCATTAGAACGTTGCCAATCCTGAAATAATAGGAAACTATTGACAACAGCAATGTCAACAAAATGgaagaaaagtgttttccaccaCTTCTGTGTTTTACGAAGTACGCTATATGCATTTATCATTTGATCTGACCTATCAACACCGCCCATGTGTTGATTGTAATCACTAATTATGGCAGGTTGGCGAACTGCTACTTTGTTCCAAACTGTATCCTTTCTTACTAATCTTTCGACCTCTGTGTAATCATTAGCATTGTGGAAATTGGACAGGCACGAGACTACACGTGTGTCCTTCCACTGAACCACTAATACATCTCCCTCTATCCTATCCCACCTCATGTCCCCACGTTTTGACGTTCTATTCCATAActttatatttttaaaatggTCTGGAAATCGCTTGCGATTAACCCTACAAGTACCACAAGCATTTAGCCCCCAACCCCTAAGCTTGATCATAAGAGCTGGGGATGTATAGAAATTATCGAACCAAACTGTGTGACCCATGCCTTTAAACGGTTGAACCAGCTCTTCGACAACTTTAGACGCCAAATCGGTTACACGCCCATCACGACTACCTGTGTAAACATTAAAATCTAAAGTATAGCCTGAATCGGATGTCGCAATAACCCACAATTTGAAACCCCAGGGTGTTGGCTTTCCCTTCATGTACTGTTTGAATCCGGATCTACCTTTTGATTTTACCATGCGTTCATCTACACTAAGATGTTTGCCGGCCTGATAAAGTTGCTGACATTTAGCTTTGAGGTGGTCCATTAAATAACGCAATTTCCTAAGACGATCACTATTGTTTTCGGTTGTTGGATCTACAACATGCAGAGCTGCTAACAAAGCCTTGAAACGATTCCGCGACATAAACATTTTGGCCCATGAACCCTGaagagacttggttccccaatATCTCCCAACATCAGGGAGAGAAGTGAGTCCCATGTAAATCAGGAGCCCCAGAAACCTGTAAAGTTCATCTGGAGTCACTTCATCCCAGCCCCCTTTACGGTTGGCATATGACGGACTACTCATAATGAGTTCCCACCCTTTAAGGTTTGTAAAACCGCAGATATCAGCGACGATGGCAGAGGTGAAGAACATCATAAAAAAATCAACTTCACGCAATGTTTTTGTGGCTGTCTGTACAGCTCGCTGCACACTTCCTACATCTAAGCCTAACGGACGACGGGGTGTAAATGCAACAGCGGTTGGCGtccctgtgtctgtgtcggtGTAAGAGGGATAGGACACGGTGTCAGAGAAGCGTCTACGCTTTCTACCTGACATGGGACCTGTCAGGGAATGGCTAACCATACCCAAAATAAATTGTCATAAGAATGTTAATTAGAgatgtaaatataaatgtaatgaaACTATTACCACTATAAGTCATTATTGTAATAAGTAATACTCTTGTAACAACGAGAAATGTGCACACGCGCAGTTgcgcacgcacaggcacacaaacaaacataattaCCCAGCTGAGGATGACGGGAgatcactctcctcctcttcctccacatcGTCCTCGTCCTCATCACCCAGTAGCTGGCTATCCAGGTACTCCTCCTCTTCGATGTCCATCCCTTCATGATCTTCGAGGTGATGCTCCCCGATGACCTGGAGCTCCTCAGCGGTCAGTTGTCGCCTTCCCCTGAGTGACCCCAACAACTGTGCGTACtggctcttctctccctccatctaaaaTGATGAAGATAAAAAAAGACAAGCCTGTAAATAGGTTGCTTGGTTTTTTTTGTTATACATAATCTGAATCACCTATAACCAAGACCCTTTTCCCTAAAAATATGGTCACTGGAAGGCTGACTGATTGCTTGGAGAAATAACATTAGCCTATGAACTAACTTGAAGCAAGTTAGTGTTAAACCCTAGGCTAAACATTACATAGCACACCAGCTTGCAAACCAACATTGATACAAGAAAAGTTATAGGAACGTCAATACAAAATATTGCGCATCTCCACGAGGAGTAAAGTAAAAGCCAGTTGGAGTCCCCAACGTTAATTAGTATCACCATAATATCATTCAATTGATAGTCTAAAAACTAAGCAGTAGTTCTGACAGATTTATCACAAGTCTTCAGTCATgcattcattaaaaaaaatagccgACCATAAATCACAACCTTGCGTTTATACCATCGACACGATCACGTCGATATGGATAGGTGCATGTTTGATAGaaataactaacgttagcaagcTTACCAACTTGGCTGCAAACAACTGGAAAATGTGGTTCATATTTCAACGGAATAACAGGTTTATTTGTTAATAAAATACCAATCAGGTGTGCTTGACAACGTTAGGTGATATAAAGCATTTGAGCGAAACTGATCGGGAGGACGCGTCGGGCAAGTCTGAACCAAACATAATTTCTGGAGCAAACGTTAACGCTAGCTACCCAACTAACGTTAATGAGTTGCTGTACCATTACCTGACATGCCATTTCgttcaaaatgtaatacatCTCAAAAGTAACAGTCCTAGTAGTTGGCTTATCCTGCTTTACATAGTTATCCCCCAACATAAAACAATAGCCGACAATAAATAAAAACCTTGCGTTACGTTATACCATCAACACAATCGTCACGTCTATTTAGCACCGTTTATGTTTGACAGAtaactagctaacgttagcaagctAGTTCTAGACAACTTGGTTGTAAACAACTGGAAAATGTGGTTCATATTTCGACGAAATAACAGGTTTATTCGTCAATAATATACTAATCAGATGTGCTTGACAATGTTAGGTGATATAAAGCATTTGAGCGAAACTAATCAGGAGGACGCGTCGTGGGCAAGTCTACAGAACCAAACATATTTCTGGAGATACCTAACCTACAGCTAATGTTACTGAGTTGCTGTAGCATTACCTGACCGGCTATTTCGTTCAAAATTGAATTCATCTCAAAAGTGACAGTCCTTGTAGTTTGCTTATTCTGCTTTACATATAGTTACTCCCCAAAAAACATTGGAAATAATAACAGTTTACTAAAGATAAGTTTGCTAAAATACTAGCAATCATTACCGCTGAAGTGAACACAGACGCAACCTTTCGGTCATACATACACGGTGCAATTACTGGTAAAAATGGCTAAATAaaaacgattttgaagtaataaACTGGATAGGTGGTAATAATAACACATAACTATACTTTCTTACCTCAGTTGATCCACCAGTTTGTCCTTCAAACGACGTTAAGATGTATGATGTATGATGACAGGCAGCGTTGCTCCTCCAGATGCAGCAGGCAGAGTGACATTTCAACTTTGCGTTTTCTCTTCAAGTAGTGAAAAAAATTCGCGCCACAaatcccttaaccaatcatattaCTGTAAAGCGTATGATGTGACGTTTTTGAGGAAGTTTTCATTGATAAAATTGGTTGGGTTATGGCGGAGTTATTAGACTGAACGTCATCGGTACTGGGGTACCGAAATTAAAGCGTgcggtctgcaaagggttaaatGTATTTATCATTAGATCTTTTGTAAGGAACTGTTGTCTTCCAGTTCACTTCCACACTTGACACACCCAGCTGTAATCAAGAGAGGAGCTATGAGCATCTGTGGGTTCAGTACCCGAGGTCATATGGGCAAATGTTATAGAAACACTTAACAACGTTGCAACAAATGCAGTTTGTGGCAAATAATTCTGTTTCAATAAACTATATTTGCATTTATCCTGTGTGAATTGTGAGTTAATTCACCCCCTTCCAGCCAATACATAATTAAAGAAATACATAATTTATTTTTGCACATTATCTTTTTTTAATCAAATGTTAGCAGTACAACGTAACCCATACAGAGAGTACAAACGTGTTTTCTGTTATAAACATGAACAAATACAAAAGTGAGATTGTTCTGCTCAGTAAGACTGATGGCGACTGATACAGCCCAGTCTCTGTccaattcagatgctattttggGTTGGTGCTAATCATGCAGTTAGTCCTCTTGATGTGGAGAGTTAGCTGGTACAGCGACTGCTTACTGTGCCCTTGCAAAGTATTCCTCTTCAGTGCTGGTGGCGAtgagtcggtgtgtgtgtgtgtgtgtgtgtgtgtgtgtgtgtgtgtgtgcgtgtgtgtgcgtgtgtgtttctcagaaGACGCCTGGCACATCATTGTTCTAATGAGCTACATACAGACAGATCACTAAGTGTTTTTGTCCTTCATTTGACTTTAGAAAGaagaggaaaacacacacacacacacacacacacacacacacacacacacacacacacacacacacgcacacactcacacacacacatgcacacactcacatgcacacactcacacacaatgaacaatgaagggaaaaaaaacaactgttCAAGACCAGCtattttaaggacatgttttaACCAAATGAAAACAAGACAGAAACAGATTTCCACTCTCCATTTTCTTCTTCATTTCTTCTGTTTAGATTGTGAGACAGGTGACATCTCCCAGGGCAGACCAAATGTCTGTGGAATGTGCTGGGGGATAATTTCACAGCTATTGTGTTGCTACCCGCAATGAGCGCCATCAAATCCGATTGAAATTAGATTCACCAGACAGTTAGTGCAGAATTGAAGGCTACACAGAATCCCACAGGGGATATATATGTCACTTTCAGCCAACCTTTActgtatatttttgtatggaCCTTAATGGACTGTTTTTGTCAAGGCTGTTGTCTTAAAATGGTGACAGGTACAAATTGAAGAGGAATACTGTTTCCTATCAACTGCAGTATAATACTTAGGTGCAGAGTTTAGGAAAAGTTTCCCTTATAAGTGGGTGGAATGATAAAAcagatgttttcttttttgttaaaataaGTTAGTGCACCAGCTTGGATTAAAACAATTATGACAGGTGCAGTAAGTATAATAAATATGCAGTGCCCAACTATGCATATCATCCCATATTAACGATCCGAAGGTGCCATCAAAATGCCATCAAATCAATTCTAGCTGGAGATTATCCCAGAAAAATGTCCCCAGACATTTGTATGTTTTGTACTTCAGTTGGTGACACTTGTCTGCATGCAGTATCAAACACACAAGGGACGCTGGCCTGGCTGGTTCCGCTGAGtcgttcctgttttttttttttttttttttttattaaatagtGTGTTCCCAGTGTGCGACTACTGTTGATGTTATTACAAAAATGTTGGGAGTTGTACTAGGCGGTCTCCGTGGAATATCAtcagattgtttttttgttttttttaaggatGTCAAAGTATTGTTGTCTTTTCCGTGCCAGTGGTTAATTATTTAGACCAAGAAATGCTCAAGTGAACAAAGTACATTTGTCTcggcaaacaacaacaacaaaaaaaaggcaaacaacaacaacaaaaaaaaggcaAACAAAAACTCAACCAAGCATGTTCTGTGAACTCCCTGCTGCAAATTGAGTATAATATCTGTGAACCAAAATCATTGTGTACTCTAACGGCTCCCATTGCCTCTACAGCGCTTTTGTCAGCAAACGTGTGTAAAAAAAGGTTGAAACTACACCAGAGTGCTTTGTTAAACATGATATGTGTGAAGCTCAACACTTTCGAGGTAGCAACTCGCAAAGCCCAGACTCCTGTCAGAGGTTGAGATATTTCAACACTTAATATTTCCGACAACGACAACAGGTAGTAGTAGCTTTCCTCAACGTCTCAGTGAACATGATTTATTTAACAGTCTAATAATCCAGAGCCACCGCAGACCTGTACTGATAATTCAAGTCAACTGTTTGTCCTCCTGAACTAGCCATAGGGGCTACCTGGCAATGGGATCAGGAAACGAAGGAGTGCACGCACATCAGAGGAGTGCAGGTGCTAGACCAAAAAAAGTAACTGAGAAGAAAT from Alosa sapidissima isolate fAloSap1 chromosome 9, fAloSap1.pri, whole genome shotgun sequence includes these protein-coding regions:
- the LOC121719758 gene encoding piggyBac transposable element-derived protein 4-like gives rise to the protein MEGEKSQYAQLLGSLRGRRQLTAEELQVIGEHHLEDHEGMDIEEEEYLDSQLLGDEDEDDVEEEEESDLPSSSAGHSLTGPMSGRKRRRFSDTVSYPSYTDTDTGTPTAVAFTPRRPLGLDVGSVQRAVQTATKTLREVDFFMMFFTSAIVADICGFTNLKGWELIMSSPSYANRKGGWDEVTPDELYRFLGLLIYMGLTSLPDVGRYWGTKSLQGSWAKMFMSRNRFKALLAALHVVDPTTENNSDRLRKLRYLMDHLKAKCQQLYQAGKHLSVDERMVKSKGRSGFKQYMKGKPTPWGFKLWVIATSDSGYTLDFNVYTGSRDGRVTDLASKVVEELVQPFKGMGHTVWFDNFYTSPALMIKLRGWGLNACGTCRVNRKRFPDHFKNIKLWNRTSKRGDMRWDRIEGDVLVVQWKDTRVVSCLSNFHNANDYTEVERLVRKDTVWNKVAVRQPAIISDYNQHMGGVDRSDQMINAYSVLRKTQKWWKTLFFHFVDIAVVNSFLLFQDWQRSNATSGHTLERYSQINFRENLARQLAGIHVDALLQSQSSAAQTAYDSPSSSSFHVAHATVFEESRKNCCVCYKKCRIERKTKIGCNAPECNGKRFCFVSERNCFLEYHSAEGDTFRD